From Novosphingobium sp. 9, the proteins below share one genomic window:
- a CDS encoding molybdopterin molybdotransferase MoeA produces MATAPELPCYAATTFDAAQAIVRQSCSPLGMEWVPLAKAGRRILAGDAVARIDSPRRDSAAMDGFAIRSVDLISDLARLVLQGESAAGGGQPLPLRPGAAMRISTGAPMPVGADRVVMGEHARIDGRFVILPRTSGKPHVRPRASDFAKGTRLLPAGTCIDPRAMMVAAAADIDTLPVWRQPRLRVLTNGDELVPPGSAAPDIDTIPDSLSEALLLMARQWGAKPMGSQRSRDRMDEFRAKAMSALEETDLLVIAGGASHGHRDMARAAFAPLGLRLAFAGVAMKPGKPLWYGRIGCTHVLGLPGNPTAAMTTARLFLAPMICALSGAGFDHALQWSLRRLLHDAPSGSDRDQFLCATGESAGNGVSIIKRQEASAQMMLAQADLLVERLAHCASMEAGSEVRCLRF; encoded by the coding sequence ATGGCCACGGCACCCGAACTGCCCTGCTACGCCGCCACGACGTTCGACGCCGCCCAGGCGATCGTCAGGCAAAGCTGCTCGCCACTGGGGATGGAATGGGTTCCGCTGGCGAAGGCCGGCCGCCGGATCCTCGCAGGCGACGCCGTCGCCCGAATTGATTCACCGCGCCGGGACAGCGCGGCGATGGACGGGTTCGCCATTCGCTCCGTGGACCTGATCAGCGACCTTGCACGGCTCGTGCTGCAAGGGGAAAGCGCAGCCGGTGGCGGCCAGCCGCTCCCTCTGCGTCCCGGTGCCGCGATGCGCATCTCCACCGGCGCGCCGATGCCGGTCGGGGCGGACCGGGTCGTGATGGGCGAACACGCGCGTATCGACGGCAGGTTCGTGATCCTCCCGCGCACCTCGGGCAAGCCGCATGTCCGGCCGCGTGCATCCGACTTTGCGAAAGGCACGAGGTTGTTGCCTGCGGGCACCTGTATCGACCCTCGCGCCATGATGGTGGCAGCCGCAGCCGACATCGACACGCTCCCGGTATGGCGACAGCCGCGGCTGCGGGTGCTGACCAATGGCGATGAACTCGTGCCCCCAGGCAGCGCCGCGCCGGATATCGATACGATTCCTGACAGCCTGAGCGAGGCGCTGCTGCTGATGGCGCGCCAATGGGGTGCAAAACCGATGGGCAGCCAGCGATCGAGGGACCGGATGGATGAGTTCCGTGCAAAGGCAATGTCAGCTCTGGAAGAAACGGACCTGCTCGTCATTGCCGGTGGCGCTTCGCACGGGCACCGGGATATGGCACGGGCAGCGTTTGCGCCGCTCGGCTTGCGACTGGCCTTTGCCGGGGTTGCGATGAAGCCCGGCAAGCCGTTGTGGTATGGCAGGATCGGGTGCACGCATGTGCTGGGTTTGCCGGGGAATCCTACAGCCGCGATGACGACGGCTCGCTTGTTTCTGGCGCCGATGATCTGCGCGCTGTCCGGTGCGGGTTTTGATCACGCCCTGCAATGGAGCCTGCGCCGTTTGCTCCACGATGCGCCATCCGGCAGCGATCGCGACCAGTTCCTGTGTGCGACCGGAGAAAGCGCAGGAAATGGTGTGAGCATCATCAAACGACAGGAGGCATCGGCACAGATGATGCTCGCTCAGGCGGACCTGCTGGTGGAGCGTCTCGCGCATTGTGCATCGATGGAGGCAGGTTCCGAGGTACGTTGCCTGCGCTTTTGA
- a CDS encoding tannase/feruloyl esterase family alpha/beta hydrolase, with product MIATRQSCRQPTTVQRARLVAALAATLGLASAALAQTGSHHAPADLGPAPDPETAPGIVLNRSGLQVRIALPDARSGFYRGTRFDWSGMITRVTMNGSQFYGPWFDALAPDIHDFADLPSGIVVNPLNAGTGPAEEFANRDGETVPGYNAAPVGGTFIKIGVGRLRKPDIQPYDHFRPYAIVDGGRWTVRRAKDRITFIQRLLPDATGFGYEYEKTVSLAPGGVMTIAHRLRNIGSKPIDTQVYNHNLARFDDAGIGPGVKAEFPFPITGSAPPPALARVEGNTLRYIAPLQPGDRVQLPAQGEKKAAPPEPSASPARTGPALPCRRIRRWCAPCSGRSAMPWPSSRSRPSTSPPARSSAGRGATHSHRPRRRNKPTIGRDMTMKHRSKLGFGAIVGAASMLLLFTQSAHSDQPAPPQARAPIAEPLDLAVIKPQMACAALTSTDVSQTVGAVAHVDAASIVDEPGTAPYCSAKVSVDNYAHFELHLPTDVWTQRLLFGGGPGAQTASGMKLDRFATVSWEDLGRRDNEDLLANDYRGEVNAGYRGMHLQVLAAKALIARFYGRKPRFSYYNACSNPAREGMIEAQRFPLDFDGIGAGCPPINTTVNNGLFTAWNVMTNTGPDGAPILTADKLPILHKAVLDQCDAADGATDGIVSLPYACHPDIAVVECRPGQEPATCLTPAQIHVAQEIYRGAHDKAGRKLTPGGVLPGSELAWTATIVPGNGPFNGPEEARKATEKAIRSHYSLPALPASWKLKDLTFDHASFEATTKYSYLHDGTNPDLSGYAKAGHKLILWMALADTNVMVHQSVLYYQALQSQMGEKTVDGFVRFYVLPGVYHCGGGDGPVISDLLEPLMLWVERGIAPAALAGVHRPRGPGMEQGAGPRQATLAAPDLTRPIYPYPYIAQYTGKGDVRVAANFVKGAAHPAPAGLGNWPGAGFYKPGYMRWCTATATSIDCTTTRQ from the coding sequence ATGATCGCCACGCGCCAGTCATGTCGGCAGCCAACGACCGTGCAACGCGCACGGTTGGTGGCCGCGCTCGCCGCCACGCTGGGTCTCGCTTCGGCGGCCCTTGCGCAGACCGGTTCGCATCACGCGCCCGCCGATTTGGGGCCTGCGCCCGATCCTGAAACCGCTCCCGGTATCGTCCTGAACCGTTCCGGCCTGCAAGTTCGCATTGCCCTGCCCGATGCCAGAAGCGGTTTCTATCGCGGAACCCGTTTCGACTGGTCGGGGATGATTACCCGCGTCACCATGAACGGATCGCAGTTCTACGGCCCCTGGTTCGATGCCCTCGCACCCGACATCCATGACTTTGCGGATCTGCCGAGCGGCATCGTGGTCAACCCGCTCAATGCCGGGACCGGGCCTGCCGAGGAGTTCGCCAACCGTGATGGCGAGACCGTTCCGGGCTACAATGCCGCGCCGGTCGGCGGGACCTTCATCAAGATCGGCGTCGGGCGCCTGCGCAAGCCGGATATTCAGCCCTACGATCACTTCCGGCCATACGCGATCGTCGACGGCGGTCGGTGGACGGTACGGCGGGCCAAGGACCGCATCACCTTCATCCAGCGCCTGCTGCCGGACGCGACAGGGTTCGGCTACGAATACGAAAAAACCGTCAGCCTCGCGCCCGGCGGGGTCATGACCATCGCGCACCGGTTGCGCAACATCGGCAGCAAGCCGATCGACACGCAGGTCTACAACCACAATCTCGCGCGGTTCGACGATGCCGGGATCGGTCCGGGTGTGAAAGCAGAGTTTCCCTTTCCGATCACCGGTTCCGCACCACCGCCCGCGCTGGCGCGCGTCGAAGGAAACACGCTTCGCTATATCGCCCCGCTGCAGCCGGGAGACCGCGTGCAACTGCCTGCTCAGGGCGAAAAGAAGGCCGCGCCCCCGGAGCCTTCCGCGTCACCGGCGCGAACGGGGCCAGCATTACCATGCAGACGGATACGCCGCTGGTGCGCACCGTGCTCTGGTCGATCCGCCATGCCGTGGCCGTCGAGCCGTTCACGGCCATCCACGTCGCCCCCGGCGCGCAGCAGCGCTGGTCGTGGCGCTACACATTCACACCGGCCTCGGCGGCGAAATAAGCCGACAATTGGGAGGGATATGACAATGAAACACCGGTCGAAACTCGGTTTCGGAGCGATCGTGGGAGCAGCCTCGATGCTGTTGCTTTTCACCCAGAGCGCCCATTCGGATCAGCCCGCGCCGCCTCAGGCCCGCGCACCCATCGCAGAGCCACTCGATCTGGCCGTGATCAAGCCGCAGATGGCCTGCGCCGCACTGACGTCGACCGACGTTTCGCAAACCGTCGGTGCTGTGGCCCACGTCGATGCTGCCAGTATCGTCGATGAACCGGGAACCGCTCCCTATTGCTCGGCCAAGGTCTCGGTCGACAACTACGCCCATTTTGAACTGCACCTGCCGACCGACGTATGGACGCAGCGCCTGCTGTTCGGCGGAGGTCCCGGCGCTCAGACCGCTTCGGGGATGAAGCTGGATCGCTTCGCGACCGTATCATGGGAAGATCTGGGCCGACGGGATAACGAAGACCTGCTGGCCAACGACTATCGCGGCGAGGTCAATGCCGGGTATCGCGGGATGCACCTGCAGGTTCTGGCCGCCAAGGCGCTGATCGCCAGATTCTATGGCCGCAAACCCCGCTTCTCCTACTACAACGCCTGCTCTAACCCGGCACGCGAAGGCATGATCGAGGCGCAGCGCTTCCCGCTCGATTTCGACGGGATCGGCGCGGGCTGCCCGCCCATCAACACCACCGTCAACAACGGCCTGTTCACCGCGTGGAACGTGATGACCAACACCGGTCCCGACGGCGCCCCGATCCTGACTGCCGACAAGCTGCCGATCCTGCACAAGGCAGTGCTGGACCAGTGCGATGCGGCGGATGGAGCCACGGACGGCATCGTCTCGCTGCCCTATGCCTGCCACCCCGACATTGCCGTGGTAGAGTGCAGGCCGGGCCAGGAGCCCGCCACCTGCCTGACCCCGGCGCAGATCCATGTCGCACAGGAAATCTATCGCGGCGCGCATGACAAGGCGGGGCGCAAGCTCACTCCCGGCGGCGTCCTGCCCGGATCGGAACTCGCCTGGACGGCGACGATCGTTCCCGGCAATGGCCCCTTCAACGGACCGGAAGAAGCGCGCAAGGCCACGGAAAAGGCCATCCGCTCGCACTACAGCCTGCCAGCATTGCCAGCCTCCTGGAAACTGAAGGATCTGACCTTCGATCATGCCTCGTTCGAGGCCACGACCAAGTACAGCTATCTTCACGACGGCACCAACCCGGACCTTTCGGGCTATGCCAAGGCGGGACACAAGCTGATCCTTTGGATGGCATTGGCCGATACCAACGTCATGGTTCACCAGTCCGTCCTCTATTATCAGGCGCTGCAAAGCCAGATGGGCGAGAAGACGGTCGACGGTTTCGTCCGCTTCTACGTGCTGCCCGGCGTCTACCATTGCGGCGGCGGCGATGGCCCTGTGATCAGCGACCTGCTCGAACCGCTTATGCTGTGGGTCGAGCGCGGGATCGCACCGGCAGCGCTTGCCGGGGTTCACCGTCCGCGCGGGCCGGGAATGGAGCAAGGGGCGGGACCGCGTCAGGCCACCCTCGCCGCGCCCGACCTGACCCGGCCGATCTACCCCTACCCCTACATCGCGCAATACACCGGGAAAGGTGATGTCCGGGTTGCCGCCAATTTCGTGAAGGGCGCTGCACATCCGGCCCCGGCCGGTCTCGGAAACTGGCCCGGCGCCGGATTCTACAAGCCCGGATACATGCGCTGGTGCACCGCCACGGCCACATCGATCGATTGCACCACCACCCGCCAGTAA
- a CDS encoding sensor histidine kinase produces MSAASSLRNRSATRPTRAEASRGTRLSIHARIALLAAISACLALIACGFAMKYWVSHVVSDNLNDKLDTQVLVLARAVTPDGHFDQSRVLFLPTLENPAQDWSWRVETARGSWGKGSAITAISLFPDGHQYIRGIYSAHARSGAGNPLHVRLRRLSLPSGPARVMVAAPDRVIDEPEHAALRQIIGTLALLSVGLAAATLVQLHVGLRPIRQLSHAIAAVRAGERKLVPDDQPVELRPLALELNALVTQNAEGLAHARRHVANLAHGMKTPLATLALRLAREEASPESRALVADLDQRIAHHLRRARAAAAGVGTRARADLEPVARDLLFAMQHVHDRRGLAFTLDVPSPCPLAVDAEDLDEMVGNLLDNACKWARTRVSLAALAEGSHCAITIADDGPGICEEGLSEAMTPGMRLDESRPGYGFGLSIAQELAQLYGGSLELGRSEHLGGLLARLTLPRPALLHRDG; encoded by the coding sequence ATGTCCGCTGCGAGCAGCCTTCGGAACAGGTCCGCCACGCGCCCGACACGCGCAGAAGCATCGCGAGGAACGCGGCTGTCGATCCATGCCCGCATCGCGCTGCTGGCCGCGATCTCCGCCTGTCTGGCGCTCATCGCTTGCGGTTTCGCTATGAAGTACTGGGTATCCCACGTCGTCAGCGACAACCTGAACGACAAGCTCGATACACAGGTTCTGGTACTGGCGCGCGCCGTTACCCCGGATGGGCATTTCGATCAATCGCGCGTGCTGTTCCTGCCCACGCTCGAAAACCCGGCACAGGACTGGAGCTGGCGGGTGGAGACCGCTCGTGGCAGTTGGGGCAAAGGCAGCGCCATAACGGCCATCAGCCTGTTTCCGGACGGCCATCAGTACATCCGCGGAATCTACAGTGCCCACGCGCGATCCGGCGCGGGCAATCCGCTCCATGTCCGGTTGCGCCGCCTGTCGTTGCCCTCCGGCCCTGCCCGTGTCATGGTCGCCGCGCCAGACCGCGTGATCGACGAGCCCGAGCATGCAGCCTTGCGGCAGATCATCGGCACACTTGCGCTCCTGAGCGTCGGGCTAGCCGCCGCAACGCTTGTCCAGCTCCACGTCGGGCTGCGGCCGATCCGCCAGTTAAGCCATGCGATCGCCGCTGTCCGCGCCGGAGAGCGCAAGCTGGTGCCGGACGACCAGCCTGTCGAACTACGCCCGCTGGCGCTCGAACTCAACGCGCTCGTGACACAGAATGCCGAAGGCCTGGCGCATGCCCGCCGTCATGTCGCCAACCTTGCGCATGGAATGAAGACGCCGCTGGCCACGCTCGCGCTGCGCCTCGCACGCGAGGAGGCGAGCCCTGAAAGCCGGGCGCTCGTGGCCGATCTCGACCAGCGCATCGCCCACCATCTGCGCCGTGCACGCGCAGCGGCGGCGGGTGTCGGCACGCGCGCACGCGCCGATCTGGAACCGGTTGCGCGCGACCTGCTCTTCGCCATGCAGCATGTCCACGACCGGCGGGGGCTGGCCTTCACGCTGGACGTGCCTTCCCCGTGCCCGCTCGCGGTCGATGCGGAGGATCTCGACGAGATGGTCGGCAATCTGCTGGACAACGCCTGCAAATGGGCGCGAACCCGCGTCAGTCTGGCCGCCCTTGCGGAAGGCAGCCATTGCGCGATCACGATCGCCGACGATGGTCCAGGCATCTGCGAAGAGGGGCTGAGCGAAGCCATGACACCGGGCATGCGGCTCGACGAAAGTCGGCCCGGCTACGGTTTCGGCCTTTCGATCGCACAGGAACTGGCCCAGCTCTACGGTGGCAGTCTGGAGCTGGGGCGCTCGGAACATCTCGGCGGATTGCTGGCCCGCCTCACATTGCCGCGCCCTGCCCTGCTCCATCGCGACGGCTGA
- a CDS encoding response regulator transcription factor translates to MRVLVAEDDNPLACELARVLRTAGFAADTSANGEDAAHLGDTEPYDAAVVDVGMPVLDGFSVVRQWREAGRNFPVLILTARDTWTDKVQGFRAGADDYLTKPFVPEEIVLRLRAMIRRASGFAASRIACGELVLDSQNGTFELSGQPLRLTGFEWRILSTLMLRKEHVIPRSEMIERVYEFNSDVDSNSMEVIIGRLRRKIGPVRIETVRGHGYRMTAHPAPPPR, encoded by the coding sequence ATGCGTGTACTTGTCGCAGAAGACGACAACCCGCTGGCTTGTGAGCTTGCCCGCGTGCTGCGCACGGCAGGCTTTGCCGCAGACACTTCGGCCAATGGCGAGGATGCGGCCCATCTGGGCGACACCGAACCCTACGATGCCGCTGTCGTCGATGTCGGCATGCCGGTACTCGACGGGTTCTCGGTGGTCCGGCAATGGCGGGAGGCCGGTCGCAACTTTCCGGTCCTGATCCTGACGGCGCGCGACACCTGGACGGACAAGGTTCAGGGGTTCCGCGCCGGAGCGGACGATTACCTGACCAAGCCGTTCGTGCCCGAGGAAATCGTGCTGCGGCTGCGCGCCATGATCCGCCGCGCCAGTGGCTTTGCGGCGTCGCGCATCGCGTGCGGCGAACTCGTTCTCGACAGCCAGAACGGCACTTTCGAACTGTCGGGCCAGCCGCTGCGCCTTACCGGTTTCGAATGGCGCATCCTCTCAACGCTCATGCTGCGCAAGGAACACGTCATACCGCGCAGCGAAATGATCGAACGGGTTTACGAATTCAATTCCGATGTCGATTCAAACTCGATGGAAGTCATTATCGGACGCCTGCGCCGCAAGATCGGTCCGGTACGCATCGAAACCGTACGCGGTCATGGCTATCGCATGACAGCCCATCCGGCGCCGCCGCCGCGGTGA
- a CDS encoding lactonase family protein, with the protein METKHRMRFAVPLAALLLALQPAGAQGAAPAPVPQSCTDDACAKPQWVYIGSRHEGPGGGISVARFDPRTGTLTAFGHAAEVVQPTWLLPSPHRPVLYSVSEVGNDGKAHGAVLSFTADPETGKLTLLSRVDSGGGGATHLALGGMPPSLFVANYGTGQVAAIPLQRGGTLLPPTSVMTDTGSGPTPRQASPHAHAVLVDRDATHLLVGDLGADRIFVYRIDAQRHALSLASTPFLQLPPGSAPRHLALSVDGRFVYALTEFTSQLFTLAWDPAKETLRVAGSLRVVPAAKASTNSPAEILLSPDGRFAYVTNRGEDTVVVYALDPNSGLPTEIQRMPAGDGSPSSLAIDETGKWMLLANAAPGSVTVLARDPASGRLTATPARIAAPQAVSVALLKP; encoded by the coding sequence ATGGAAACGAAGCATCGAATGCGGTTCGCGGTGCCGCTTGCCGCCCTGCTGCTGGCGCTACAGCCGGCAGGTGCGCAGGGTGCAGCCCCCGCGCCTGTGCCCCAATCGTGCACGGACGATGCCTGCGCGAAGCCGCAATGGGTCTATATCGGCTCGCGACACGAAGGCCCCGGAGGCGGGATCAGCGTGGCCCGTTTCGATCCCCGGACCGGCACGTTGACTGCGTTCGGTCACGCCGCCGAGGTGGTCCAGCCGACCTGGCTGCTGCCCAGCCCGCATCGCCCGGTTCTCTATTCCGTCAGCGAAGTCGGCAACGACGGCAAGGCGCACGGCGCGGTGCTCAGCTTCACCGCCGATCCCGAAACCGGCAAACTAACCTTGCTGAGCCGCGTGGACTCCGGCGGCGGCGGTGCCACCCACCTCGCTCTCGGCGGGATGCCGCCCTCGCTCTTCGTAGCCAATTACGGCACCGGTCAGGTCGCGGCGATCCCGCTTCAGCGGGGCGGCACACTGCTCCCGCCCACCTCCGTGATGACCGATACCGGTTCGGGTCCAACACCCCGACAGGCCAGCCCCCATGCCCACGCGGTGCTGGTGGATCGGGACGCGACCCATCTGCTGGTCGGCGATCTGGGGGCCGACCGCATCTTCGTCTATCGCATCGATGCGCAGCGCCATGCCCTGAGCCTCGCATCCACGCCCTTTCTGCAACTCCCTCCCGGCAGTGCTCCGCGACATCTGGCGTTATCGGTGGATGGCCGCTTCGTCTACGCACTGACCGAATTCACCTCGCAACTCTTCACGCTTGCATGGGACCCTGCGAAAGAAACACTGCGGGTCGCCGGATCGCTTCGCGTGGTTCCCGCCGCAAAAGCGAGCACCAACAGCCCAGCCGAAATTCTGCTCTCGCCCGATGGCCGGTTCGCCTATGTCACCAATCGCGGTGAAGACACGGTGGTGGTCTATGCCCTCGACCCGAATAGCGGGCTCCCTACCGAAATCCAGCGGATGCCCGCTGGCGATGGCAGCCCCTCATCACTGGCGATCGACGAAACCGGCAAATGGATGTTGCTGGCCAATGCCGCGCCGGGTTCGGTGACGGTGCTTGCCCGCGATCCGGCATCCGGGCGCCTGACCGCAACCCCCGCGCGCATCGCGGCACCGCAGGCCGTCAGCGTGGCCCTGCTGAAGCCATGA
- a CDS encoding PepSY domain-containing protein, with product MLYLGATGTWIQAIDLTTILRGARESNPVMQSINEGKFGDNDFSAVLQRDWTAPALPDGYSPGADFSRAYDQFRKTHPRRAVAYVEARMAHRRPVVQIGFLDASAPRTSGEYGQRIGIAAYDAASGHPVQALSPRIATPAPSTRQTLKEWHRFWTSDDVPGVYVEFVSGLAMCAFIGTGLVVYFRLLAQRRKLGRPQIFWTTSDRLRSLHRSISVAAAAILVPVALSGAWLGFESTWHTFFTPASAAPGAITSGTDARRIAEDALTRFHRAEPDTAILSVRVRIYAGHEQGIIVTAGPVLRQHVFDTASGREVGLTETYYPDSGFPLGIGVHEWMKHFHSGYLFGLPARLLDMLAGLALVFLSVSGLLMYIDLYRRRRKSGRKSVLWK from the coding sequence ATGTTGTACCTGGGGGCTACGGGCACGTGGATACAGGCGATCGACCTGACGACGATCCTTCGCGGAGCACGCGAAAGCAACCCGGTCATGCAATCCATCAACGAAGGCAAGTTCGGCGACAACGATTTCTCAGCCGTCCTCCAGCGCGACTGGACGGCCCCGGCCTTGCCCGATGGCTACAGCCCCGGCGCCGATTTTTCACGCGCATACGATCAGTTCCGCAAGACGCATCCCCGCCGTGCCGTCGCCTACGTAGAGGCGCGCATGGCACACAGGCGCCCCGTCGTGCAGATCGGCTTTCTCGATGCATCTGCGCCACGCACCTCCGGCGAGTATGGGCAGCGGATCGGGATCGCCGCCTACGATGCGGCCAGCGGGCATCCGGTGCAGGCGCTTTCGCCAAGAATAGCCACTCCGGCGCCCTCGACACGCCAGACCCTGAAGGAATGGCACCGCTTCTGGACCAGCGACGACGTGCCGGGCGTCTATGTCGAATTCGTCTCGGGACTGGCCATGTGCGCGTTTATCGGCACCGGTCTCGTCGTCTATTTCAGGCTGCTCGCACAGCGGCGCAAACTGGGCAGACCGCAGATATTCTGGACCACCAGCGATCGCCTGCGCTCGCTTCACCGCAGCATATCGGTGGCAGCCGCAGCGATCCTCGTGCCGGTTGCGCTGAGCGGAGCATGGCTCGGCTTCGAAAGCACGTGGCACACCTTCTTCACCCCGGCATCCGCCGCACCGGGCGCGATCACCTCCGGCACAGACGCCAGACGGATCGCCGAAGATGCCCTGACACGATTCCATCGGGCTGAGCCCGACACCGCCATCCTCAGCGTGCGCGTCCGGATCTATGCCGGGCATGAACAGGGCATCATCGTCACGGCAGGCCCGGTCCTGCGCCAGCACGTGTTCGACACCGCCAGCGGCAGGGAAGTCGGCCTGACCGAGACGTATTATCCGGACAGCGGGTTTCCTCTTGGGATCGGGGTTCACGAATGGATGAAGCACTTTCATTCGGGATATCTTTTCGGGCTTCCCGCGCGCCTGCTCGATATGCTGGCCGGTCTGGCACTGGTTTTCCTGAGCGTGTCCGGACTGCTCATGTACATCGACCTATACCGGCGGCGCAGAAAGTCCGGGCGCAAGTCAGTTCTATGGAAGTAA